The genomic interval CTAATCATAAAATAGAATGGGCCTATTCATCAAGGATGGTCAGGGATTTCAGCAAAAAAAGAGAAAAAATCTATTTAAAGAGCCCTCAGCAGGTTTTGTCCGATCTTGTCGCTGAAGGTTATCCCTGGGCCGTTGTCCAGTCGATTCATCTTGTCTGCGGAAATGAGTTTGATCGTCTTGTTGAAGAAATTCAGCATGTACCGATTCGTACGTCAGTAGGACTTCCCCTTCTGCACAGTCCCAAAGATTATGATAGAGTAGCTGCCGGCATCGTTGATTTGCTGCCGGAATTGAAAGAAGAATGTGTCATCATTGTAGGTCATGGAACCGATCATCCTATGTGGGCGGCCTATATTGCTTTTGAACACAAGCTTCAGGTGCGGTATGGTCCTGACATCCATGTCGGGATGATCGAAAATGAAGACTCCTGCGAGCGGATTGTTCAGGCGGTTAGGGAAAGCGGGAAAAGGAAAGCTCTTTTAATACCTTTTATGCTTGTGGCCGGCGTCCATTTCAAGGAGGATCTTGTTGGAAACGGCGAAGATTCATGGAAAAACAGGATTGAAAGGGAGGGGATTGAGGTGCGAGCCATTGATAAGGGACTTGGTTTTCATCGGCCGATTGTCGAGATTTTTATGGATCATATCAAGGATGCCCTCGATGCCATTCCAAACACAGCCTCCTCAAGTTTCGCATCCTGAATTTACTGTAAATTACTTTCTATAAATCCCTGAACCATGGACACTATTGATTGGAGGAATAATGCTGGAGATATTCATTAAGGGCGGGCCGGTAATGTATCCGCTTTTAGCCTGTTCGATTCTTGTTCTTACTGTAATAATAGAAAGGTCTTTATTCTGGATAAGTGTAAATATGCATCGCGATTATTCTATTATAGATGAGGTCCTTGAACTATGCAGAGCAGGAGATTGGGAGTCGGTGAGAATAAAGACAAAAGGATCAAAGGATTTTATTATCAAAATACTTGTAACAGGCATTGTTCACAGAGAATTTTCAATGACCAAGGCCATGGAGTCGGCGGCAGCAGAAGAGATCAGGAGGTTGCGTCGATATATGGGCGTGCTGGATACCATGATTACCGTTGCGCCTCTGCTCGGTATTTTCGGAACAGTTATCGGTATTATAATGTCATTCGAGGCGCTGGGCTCAGCCGGAATAGAACATCCTCAGGCTGTTACCGCAGGAATAGCGCAGGCTCTTATAACCACAGCAACCGGACTTGGGATAGCTATTCTGTCTGTATTTCCATATAATTTTTTCAATTCCCGTATTGAGAAGGCTGCCCTTAACATAGAAAAATACGCTACAAGCCTTGAAATAGTCTATGAGAAATTAATCCAGCCTTCCACAACACAAAAGGAGAATAATGCATGAAGCTCAACCTGAACGCACACAAAAGTGTACGTATTGAAATGCTTCCTTTGATTGACGTTGTTTTCCTTCTTCTAGTGTTTTTTATATATGCGATGCTTTCAATGGCTGTGCATCGCGGATTGCCGATTTTGCTGCCTGATTCTTCCACGGCAGAAATCGAAAAAAAGTCGGCATTATCCGTAACGGTGAAAACAGATGCAACGATTTATGTTGATGAAAAACTGATTTCCATTGAGAACCTGGCTGCTTTTTTAAAGAAAAAGGCTGAAATT from Anaerolineae bacterium carries:
- a CDS encoding sirohydrochlorin cobaltochelatase, whose translation is MDTSKTPIVLTAFGTTTRAMDTYNYMDKIIRERFSNHKIEWAYSSRMVRDFSKKREKIYLKSPQQVLSDLVAEGYPWAVVQSIHLVCGNEFDRLVEEIQHVPIRTSVGLPLLHSPKDYDRVAAGIVDLLPELKEECVIIVGHGTDHPMWAAYIAFEHKLQVRYGPDIHVGMIENEDSCERIVQAVRESGKRKALLIPFMLVAGVHFKEDLVGNGEDSWKNRIEREGIEVRAIDKGLGFHRPIVEIFMDHIKDALDAIPNTASSSFAS
- a CDS encoding MotA/TolQ/ExbB proton channel family protein, whose protein sequence is MLEIFIKGGPVMYPLLACSILVLTVIIERSLFWISVNMHRDYSIIDEVLELCRAGDWESVRIKTKGSKDFIIKILVTGIVHREFSMTKAMESAAAEEIRRLRRYMGVLDTMITVAPLLGIFGTVIGIIMSFEALGSAGIEHPQAVTAGIAQALITTATGLGIAILSVFPYNFFNSRIEKAALNIEKYATSLEIVYEKLIQPSTTQKENNA
- a CDS encoding biopolymer transporter ExbD, whose translation is MKLNLNAHKSVRIEMLPLIDVVFLLLVFFIYAMLSMAVHRGLPILLPDSSTAEIEKKSALSVTVKTDATIYVDEKLISIENLAAFLKKKAEIDKDTGILLFVEKTLSYQKLFRVLDQIRIAGLNRISLQAEAEQQP